From Salmo salar unplaced genomic scaffold, Ssal_v3.1, whole genome shotgun sequence, one genomic window encodes:
- the LOC123731879 gene encoding tripartite motif-containing protein 16-like: MAQQGVLLDQDQFCCSVCLDLLKEPVAIPCGHSYCRSCIEGCWDQDVLKGVYSCPQCRETFTPRPNLRKNNMLAELVEKLKKTGLQAAPPPALCYAGPRDVACDVCTGTRKQKALMSCLVCLASYCETHLQPHYESPAFKKHKMVKATAQLQEKICSHHDKLLEVYCRTDQQCICYLCTMDEHKGHDTVSAAAERTEKQRQLGMSQQKVQQRFQEREKELKELQQAVESLKRSAQAAVEDSDQIFTELIRSIERRSSEVKELIRAQEKDQVSEAEGVLEQLKQEIAELRKRSTELEQLSHTEDHIHFLQSYQSLSSISVSSDLPSIVVRPLQYFGDVSKTVSELREKLEDFLKGEWTKISTTVNIVEVVLPPEPKTREQLLQYSCQLTLDPNTAHTLLSLSEGNRKVTCTDQDQPYPGHPDRFTNWSQVLCREGLSGRCYWEVEWTGGWVITAVSYKDISRTGSDGGFGYNNKSWSLQRYRGDYCFIHNNVVTKVSGPQSSRVGVYLDHKAGTLSFYSVSDTMTLLHRVQTTFTQPLYPGFSLCYNSTAELVKL, encoded by the exons atggctcaacagggagttctgctggaccaggaccagttctgttgttctgtctgtctggatctactgaaggaaccagtcgccatcccctgtggacacagttactgtaggagctgtattgagggctgctgggatcaggatgttctgaaaggggtctatagctgtcctcagtgcagagagaccttcactccaaggcctaatctgaggaaaaataacatgttggctgagctggtggagaaactgaagaagacaggactccaggctgctccccctcctgctctgtgctatgctggacctagagatgtggcgtgtgatgtctgcactgggaccagaaagcagaaagccctcatgtcctgtctggtgtgtctggcctcttactgtgagactcacctccaaccTCACTACGAATCTCCTGCTTTCAAGAAGCACAAgatggtcaaagccaccgcacaactacaggagaagatctgctctcatcatgacaaactgctggaggtttactgtcgtaccgatcagcagtgtatctgttatctgtgtacaatggatgaacataaaggccatgatacagtgtcagctgcagcagagaggactgagaaacag aggcagctggggatgagtcagcagaaggtccagcagagattccaggagagagagaaggagctgaaggagctccaacaggctgtggagtctctcaag cgctctgcacaggcagcagtggaggacagtgatcagatctttactgagctgatccgctccattgagagaaggagctctgaggtgaaggagctgatcagagcccaagagaaggatcaagtgagtgaagctgaaggagtcctggagcaactgaagcaggagatagctgagctgaggaagagaagcactgagctggagcagctctcacacacagaggatcacatccatttcctccag agttatcagtctctctccagtatcagtgtatcttcagacttacccagcatcgttgtccgtcctcttcagtactttggagatgtgagtaagactgtgtctgaactgagagagaaactagaagacttccttaaaggagaatggaccaagatctccactacag tgaatatagtggaggttgttctgcctccagagcccaagaccagagaacagttgttacaat attcctgtcagctcacactggacccaaacacagcacacacactcctctctctgtctgaagggaacagaaaggtgacctgtaCAGACCAAGACCAACCATATCCTGgtcatccagacagattcaccaactggtctcaggttctgtgtagagagggtctgtctggacgctgttactgggaggtggagtggactgGGGGGTGGGTtattacagcagtctcatataaagacatcagcagaacagggtcagatggtggatttggatacaataacaagtcctggagtttacagcGCTATAGAGGTGATTATTGTTTCATACACAATAATGTTgtgactaaagtatcaggccctcagtcctccagagtaggagtgtacctggatcacaaggcaggtactctgtccttctacagtgtctctgacacaatgaccctcctccacagagtccagaccacattcactcagcccctctatcctgggtttagtCTCTGTTATAAtagtactgctgagctggttaaactgtag